In a single window of the bacterium genome:
- a CDS encoding acyl-CoA dehydrogenase family protein, producing MRREIFSDEHLEFRQQFQRFVKAEVEPHIGEWNEAGITP from the coding sequence TTGCGCAGAGAGATTTTTTCCGACGAACACCTGGAGTTTCGCCAACAGTTCCAGCGTTTTGTGAAAGCAGAGGTCGAGCCCCATATCGGCGAGTGGAACGAGGCCGGGATCACGCCGC